A genome region from Physeter macrocephalus isolate SW-GA unplaced genomic scaffold, ASM283717v5 random_1778, whole genome shotgun sequence includes the following:
- the MFSD5 gene encoding molybdate-anion transporter yields MLVTAYLAFVVLLASCLGLELSRCRAKPSGRACNNPSFLRFQLDFYQVYFLALAADWLQAPYLYKLYQHYHFLEGQIAILYVCGLASTVLFGLVASSLVDWLGRKKSCVLFSLTYSLCCLTKLSRDYFVLLVGRALGGLSTALLFSAFEAWYIHEHVERHDFPAEWIPATFARAAFWNHVLAVVAGVAAEAVACWMGLGPVAPFVAAIPLLALAGALALHNWGENYDRQRAFSRTCAGGLRCLLSDRRVLLLGTIQALFESVIFIFVFLWTPVLDPHGAPLGIIFSSFMAASLLGSSLYRIATSKRYHLQPMHLVSLAVLIVVFSLFMLTFSTSPGQESPVESFIAFLLIELACGLYFPSMSFLRRKVIPETEQAGVLNWFRVPLHLLACLGLLVLHDSDRKTGTRNMFSICSAVMVMALLAVVGLFTVVRHDAELRVPSPTGEPYAPEL; encoded by the coding sequence ATGCTGGTGACTGCCTACCTTGCCTTTGTGGTcctcctggcctcctgcctgGGGTTGGAGCTGTCAAGATGCCGGGCTAAGCCCTCTGGAAGAGCCTGCAACAATCCCTCCTTCCTTCGGTTTCAACTGGACTTCTATCAGGTCTACTTCCTGGCCCTGGCAGCTGACTGGCTCCAGGCCCCCTACCTCTATAAACTCTATCAGCATTACCACTTCCTGGAGGGACAAATTGCCATCCTCTATGTCTGCGGCCTTGCCTCCACAGTCCTCTTTGGACTGGTGGCCTCCTCCCTTGTGGATTGGCTGGGCCGCAAGAAGTCTTGTGTCCTCTTCTCCCTCACTTACTCTCTCTGCTGCTTAACCAAACTCTCTCGGGACTACTTTGTGCTGCTGGTGGGCCGAGCACTTGGTGGGCTGTCCACAGCGCTGCTCTTCTCGGCCTTTGAGGCCTGGTACATCCATGAGCATGTGGAACGGCATGACTTCCCCGCAGAGTGGATCCCGGCTACCTTTGCCCGAGCTGCCTTCTGGAATCATGTGCTGGCTGTAGTGGCAGGTGTGGCAGCTGAGGCCGTGGCCTGCTGGATGGGCCTAGGGCCTGTAGCGCCCTTTGTGGCTGCCATCCCTCTCTTGGCTCTGGCTGGGGCCTTGGCCCTTCATAACTGGGGAGAGAACTATGATCGGCAGCGTGCCTTCTCAAGGACCTGTGCTGGGGGCCTGCGCTGCCTCCTGTCGGACCGTCGTGTGCTGCTGCTAGGCACCATCCAGGCCCTGTTTGAGAGTGTCATCTTCATCTTTGTCTTCCTCTGGACGCCTGTGCTGGACCCACATGGGGCCCCGCTGGGcatcatcttctccagcttcaTGGCAGCCAGCCTGCTCGGCTCTTCTCTGTACCGCATCGCTACCTCCAAGAGGTACCACCTTCAGCCCATGCACCTAGTCTCCCTTGCTGTCCTCATCGTCGTCTTCTCCCTCTTCATGTTGACCTTCTCTACCAGCCCAGGCCAGGAGAGTCCAGTGGAGTCCTTTATAGCCTTCCTCCTTATCGAATTGGCCTGTGGGCTGTACTTTCCCAGCATGAGCTTCCTGCGGAGAAAGGTGATCCCTGAGACAGAGCAAGCTGGTGTCCTCAACTGGTTCCGGGTGCCCCTGCACTTACTGGCCTGCCTGGGGCTTCTGGTCCTCCATGACAGCGATCGCAAAACGGGCACTCGAAACATGTTCAGCATCTGCTCCGCCGTTATGGTGATGGCTCTGCTGGCAGTGGTGGGGCTCTTCACCGTGGTCAGGCATGATGCTGAGCTGCGGGTGCCCTCACCCACTGGGGAGCCCTATGCCCCTGAGCTCTAA